A section of the Telopea speciosissima isolate NSW1024214 ecotype Mountain lineage chromosome 3, Tspe_v1, whole genome shotgun sequence genome encodes:
- the LOC122653494 gene encoding ankyrin repeat-containing protein At2g01680-like — translation MEPKCLRLISHQSFFSAVRSDNIDSLKLVLEGSKGGDGEDPASISTSMALCNDAGETPLYIAAENNLEKAFKYLVKFCDLQTVMIRSKSGMDAFHVAASRGNLGVVKELLSRWPELCKFCDATNTSPLYSAARRDHLEVVHAILDVDESSIRIVRKNGKTALHNAVRYGLHRIVKALIDTDPEIVSIKDKKGQTALHMAVKGQDPSIVEEILCTDMSILNAHDKKGNTALHVATRKCRSQIVILLLGYHCIEVNAINCQNETAMDLAEKLQYGEPALVIAEALVEAGAKHARNVGQVAEAMELKRTVSDIKYEVESQLQQNAKTDRRVSGIKKELRKLHREAVQNTTNSVTVVAVLFASIAFMAIFNLPGQYFRNGPDVGKGQIADFVGFRVFCLLNATSLFISLAVVVIQISLIAWDTRAQKQVVSVVNKLMWAACISTCGSFLSLAFIVVGKDSSWMAVTITVLGTPILVGTLASMCYCVFRQHFRIFGDDSQRRIRRAGGSKSFSWSRHSGFSDPDAYESDLEKIYAL, via the exons ATGGAGCCCAAATGTCTTCGACTCATCTCTCACCAGTCCTTCTTCTCAGCCGTTCGATCCGACAATATCGATTCCCTGAAGCTCGTCCTTGAAGGATCAAAAGGGGGTGACGGAGAAGATCCAGCTTCAATCTCTACCTCAATGGCGTTGTGTAACGACGCCGGTGAGACGCCTCTGTATATCGCTGCTGAAAACAATCTAGAAAAGGCCTTCAAGTATTTGGTAAAATTTTGTGACCTTCAGACCGTGATGATCAGATCCAAGTCCGGTATGGACGCATTTCATGTCGCCGCCTCGCGCGGGAACTTGG GGGTTGTGAAAGAGCTTTTAAGCAGGTGGCCTGAGCTTTGTAAATTTTGTGATGCCACAAACACAAGCCCTCTTTATTCAGCTGCTCGCCGGGACCACTTGGAGGTGGTGCATGCCATATTAGATGTTGATGAAAGCTCAATTAGGATTGTGAGAAAAAATGGGAAAACTGCACTGCACAATGCTGTTAGGTATGGCCTTCATCGAATAGTAAAAGCTCTCATAGACACAGATCCAGAAATTGTTTCTATTAAAGACAAGAAGGGCCAGACTGCACTTCACATGGCTGTGAAAGGTCAGGATCCTTCTATAGTAGAGGAGATATTATGTACTGATATGTCTATACTTAATGCACACGATAAGAAGGGAAATACAGCTCTGCATGTAGCCACAAGGAAATGCCGTTCACAG ATAGTGATCCTTCTACTGGGATATCATTGTATAGAGGTCAATGCTATTAATTGTCAGAATGAAACTGCAATGGACTTGGCAGAGAAACTCCAGTATGGAGAACCTGCGTTGGTAATTGCGGAAGCTCTAGTAGAAGCTGGGGCAAAACATGCTAGGAATGTAGGCCAAGTGGCTGAGGCAATGGAGCTGAAAAGAACTGTAAGTGATATAAAGTATGAGGTAGAATCACAGCTCCAACAGAATGCAAAGACCGACAGAAGAGTCTCCGGGATTAAAAAAGAGCTGCGGAAACTGCACAGAGAAGCTGTTCAGAACACTACCAATTCTGTGACAGTCGTTGCTGTTTTGTTTGCCtccattgctttcatggctataTTTAACTTACCTGGTCAATATTTTCGGAATGGGCCAGATGTTGGGAAGGGTCAAATAGCTGATTTTGTTGGGTTTCGTGTGTTCTGCCTTTTGAATGCTACATCTCTGTTCATCTCTCTAGCTGTTGTTGTGATTCAGATCAGTTTGATTGCCTGGGATACCAGGGCTCAGAAACAGGTTGTTTCGGTAGTGAACAAACTAATGTGGGCAGCCTGCATTAGCACATGTGGGTCTTTTCTGTCATTAGCTTTCATTGTTGTGGGAAAAGACAGCTCTTGGATGGCTGTTACCATAACGGTTTTGGGTACACCAATCCTTGTTGGGACTCTTGCTAGCATGTGTTACTGTGTTTTCCGTCAACATTTTAGAAtatttggtgatgattctcAGAGACGCATTAGAAGGGCTGGTGGTAGCAAATCCTTTTCATGGTCTCGACACTCTGGCTTTTCAGATCCAGATGCTTATGAATCAGACCTGGAGAAGATCTATGCTTTGTAA